CAAGCACACCTCCCTCTACGACCTGTTCTGCGTGCAGAGCCGAAAGATTGCCGAACATTGGGACACGATAGAGACGATCCCGCCTCGTGCTGAGTGGAAGAACTCGAACGGCAAGTTCTGACGGACGATGGAGCTCTGTCTGGGCTTTCCCGCAGGGATTCTAGCCCAACTTTCTCAACCGAGGGGTACGGAGCAGCAAGAAGCTCATGAAATCAATGCGCCGGGTCAAAAGGTCTCCACTACATTTTGCCTGGGCTACTGCGTGAGCAGCTGGCCGGCGGCGGTGATTTTGGGTGGCGATTGCGGCGGCAGGACGAGATTCAATTTTTCGAGGAGGATTTTCTGATCGGCGGCGGGTTCCGTGTAGCGGGTCAGGACCAAGGTGCGGCCGTCGGTCGTCGGGAAGTGCACGTCGAGCATCTGGATGGCGGCGAACTTATCGAGTACGGCGCGCGGCGTGAGTCCTGGCGCCAGGGGTTTCAGTCGCGCGCGCAGCGTGACGTGCAGGCAATACGCCATGAAGGCGATGAAGATATGCGCGTCGATGCGGTGTTCGAGCTGATGGTAGATCGGTCGTAGTTCAAGGTCGTCTTTCAGGTTCTTGAACGCCGCCTCGATTTCGGTGAGTTGGATGTAGAACTGCCACAGTTCCGCGGGGTTCCGTCCACAGAGGTTGGTGCGCAACAGATAGCGCCCCTCGCGGCGGCGCACCTGGCGCAATTTCTTGCGATTGACGCAGAAGGCGAAGTTGCGTCGGGGTTGTGATTCGCTTGCGTCGCGACAAGCGAGCGAATCGGGCGTTGCGCCGGACGGCGTTGCGCCGGACGGCGCGGCATCGGGAATCGTGAGGTCGATGAGCCGCCACGCCGCTCGATAACGGCCCTTCGCCTCGCCGAGCTTGATCAATAGCTGCGTGCGCTTGAGCTGCATCGTCTGCAGTTCTTTCAGGCGCTTCACGAGGCGCTTGAGCTGCCGCATCCGCATCGCACGTTCCTTGAGGATCCGGTCGTGGCTTTGTGCGAAGACGTAGAGTTCCTCGTCTTGCGGCAAGAGTTTGACGTGCACGCCGGGCCGCACATCGGCCCAGGGCAAGGGCAGGAGCGCGCGTTCCAGCTTGCTCAAGCGGCCTTTGGGTGTGCCGACCAGGTAGTAAACCGGGGGATCGGAGGCGCGCATTTCTTTGAGGACTTTCTCGGTCGGGATGCCGCGATCCATGACCCAGATGCGTTCCGCTTTGCCGTATTGCGTTTCGATCTTGCGCAGGAATTCGCGCAGCGTGGTCTTGTCGGTGGTGTTGCCGGGCAGGACTTCATAGGCGAGCGGAAAGCCGTCCGGGGTGACGATCAGCGCGATCACGACCTGCACGCAGTCGCTTCGCTTGTCGCGGCTGTACCCGTAGCGCCGTTGGTCGTTCTCGTCGTCGGGCGGCGCGGATTCGAAGTAGGTGCTGGTCAGGTCGTAGAGCAGGACTTCGAAGCGGGCGCCGAAGAGGTCGCGCCAGCGTTCGGTCAAATGGGTGAAGAGTTCGGTCTTGAAGGGAAGCAGTTTGTCGTGGCAGCGGTAGAGCGCGTTCTTTTCAACCAGCGAATAATCGGCGCCCAAAAGATCGGCCATCGCG
This sequence is a window from Gemmatimonadaceae bacterium. Protein-coding genes within it:
- a CDS encoding IS1634 family transposase produces the protein MYLRSNRRFKDGKWHCYWNIVESRRCADGRIVQHQVLYLGEINASQHEAWCRVIEAFDEDAQRRTQLALFPADCRIPEHAKDYGVSVRLDAMQLHRPRQWGACWLACQLYEQLGLDRFWEARLPDSREGTCWRQILKTLVCYRLIDPGSEWRLHRLWFESSAMADLLGADYSLVEKNALYRCHDKLLPFKTELFTHLTERWRDLFGARFEVLLYDLTSTYFESAPPDDENDQRRYGYSRDKRSDCVQVVIALIVTPDGFPLAYEVLPGNTTDKTTLREFLRKIETQYGKAERIWVMDRGIPTEKVLKEMRASDPPVYYLVGTPKGRLSKLERALLPLPWADVRPGVHVKLLPQDEELYVFAQSHDRILKERAMRMRQLKRLVKRLKELQTMQLKRTQLLIKLGEAKGRYRAAWRLIDLTIPDAAPSGATPSGATPDSLACRDASESQPRRNFAFCVNRKKLRQVRRREGRYLLRTNLCGRNPAELWQFYIQLTEIEAAFKNLKDDLELRPIYHQLEHRIDAHIFIAFMAYCLHVTLRARLKPLAPGLTPRAVLDKFAAIQMLDVHFPTTDGRTLVLTRYTEPAADQKILLEKLNLVLPPQSPPKITAAGQLLTQ